Proteins found in one Collinsella aerofaciens genomic segment:
- a CDS encoding IS30 family transposase, with translation MSGKKKSGSARAVPRAYGRLTRHERDTVQRMLERRASCREIARELGRSPSTVSAEVASHRFVTAPKARRGERVDASADLSAACPRLAAWPRCCNGCGRYRAIGCKRRPHVFYEARAAQLCADSVLVSSRRGIDADEPAAAARLEAIRDCLRRGLSPEQMAARNGGPVDLSPSTIYRWVSAGYDGMTNMELRRKVGYRPRKRAAGRAATRHSARRSYAAFLALGEDACAAAWEMDTVEGAREDSACLLTLLHRPSRLQLALPLAEKTAGRVAAALGDIREVLGADGTRRVFRAVLTDNGTEFSDERAIAALLGEGPGETRLFYCDPRRSDQKGACERNHVEIRKLLPKGSGLRFDRLAPADLALAMSHVNSEPRGALGFSTPARAFRAMLGEDAAALLDAYGVEDVALGDLDLTPGLIERARAERGDAPLA, from the coding sequence ATGTCCGGAAAGAAGAAGAGTGGCTCCGCGAGGGCGGTTCCGAGGGCCTACGGAAGGCTCACGAGGCACGAGCGGGACACGGTCCAGAGGATGCTGGAGCGCAGGGCGTCGTGCAGGGAGATCGCGAGGGAGCTGGGCAGGTCGCCCTCGACGGTGAGCGCCGAGGTGGCGTCGCACAGGTTCGTGACGGCGCCGAAGGCCAGGCGCGGCGAGCGCGTGGACGCCTCCGCCGACCTGTCGGCGGCCTGCCCGCGCCTGGCGGCGTGGCCGCGATGCTGCAACGGGTGCGGGCGGTACCGCGCGATCGGCTGCAAGCGCCGCCCCCACGTCTTCTACGAGGCCCGGGCCGCGCAGCTGTGCGCCGACTCGGTCCTCGTCTCGTCCAGGCGCGGGATAGACGCCGACGAGCCCGCCGCGGCGGCCAGGCTGGAGGCCATCAGGGACTGCCTGCGCCGGGGGCTGTCGCCCGAGCAGATGGCGGCGCGCAACGGCGGCCCGGTGGACCTGTCGCCGTCGACCATCTACCGCTGGGTCTCGGCGGGCTACGACGGCATGACCAACATGGAGCTCAGGCGCAAGGTCGGCTACAGGCCGAGGAAGCGCGCCGCCGGCCGGGCGGCGACCCGCCACTCCGCCCGCAGGTCGTACGCCGCGTTCCTCGCCCTCGGGGAGGACGCGTGCGCCGCGGCCTGGGAGATGGACACCGTCGAGGGCGCCCGGGAGGACTCCGCCTGCCTGCTCACGCTGCTGCACCGCCCCAGCAGGCTGCAGCTCGCGCTGCCGCTGGCGGAGAAGACCGCCGGGCGCGTCGCGGCCGCCCTGGGCGATATCAGGGAGGTCCTCGGCGCCGACGGGACGCGCCGCGTGTTCCGCGCCGTGCTCACCGACAACGGCACGGAGTTCTCCGACGAGCGGGCGATCGCGGCGCTGCTCGGCGAGGGGCCGGGCGAGACGAGGCTGTTCTACTGCGACCCGCGCCGCAGCGACCAGAAGGGCGCCTGCGAGCGAAACCACGTCGAGATAAGGAAGCTGCTGCCCAAGGGCTCCGGACTCAGGTTCGACCGGCTCGCCCCGGCGGACCTGGCGCTGGCCATGTCGCACGTGAACTCCGAGCCCCGCGGCGCGCTCGGCTTCTCGACGCCCGCGCGCGCCTTCAGGGCGATGCTCGGGGAGGACGCGGCGGCGCTGCTGGACGCCTACGGCGTGGAGGACGTGGCGCTCGGCGATCTCGACCTGACGCCGGGGCTCATCGAGAGGGCGCGCGCCGAGAGGGGCGATGCCCCGCTGGCCTAG
- the istA gene encoding IS21 family transposase gives MARRIRAREVLRLRSVNGLSQNAIARTAHVSKHSVQDVLEAARERGVSWEDVEGMSEEAAYALLFPGRGDAGPVHADPDWARVHRELARTGVTLKLLHAEYADGCAEAGAPSMSYDRFCKRYRQYTVSRNVVSRVGHKAGRNMEVDWSGPTMRLVDPATGEVRKVYLFVACLPFSRYSYVEPTLDMKQDTWLLCHVHAFSFLGGATPCIVPDNLRTGVTAHPRAGEPVLNAAYEELAAHYGSAVIPARVRRPRDKPSAENEVWAAATYVIAALRDEVFTDMAALRAAVARRVAEHNDAPFAKREGSRREVFEEVERPLLRPLPAEPFEVCEWVYGRKVQANCHVAYARNYYSVSHLLVGSTVDLRVTEGKVEVFSGGERVATHPRFPSYARNRYSTRGSDMPEGRAWSDWDAPRIRAWASRVGPSCSELVDRVFACYEFDEQGFNAALAVLRLSRRYTPARLERACGMALATGKRSPRYRDVEPVLRSGQDRAPAGEASGDCGYVRGAGFYGEE, from the coding sequence ATGGCGAGAAGGATCAGGGCCAGGGAGGTCCTGAGGCTGAGGTCGGTGAACGGGCTTTCGCAGAACGCGATCGCCCGCACCGCCCACGTCTCGAAGCACAGCGTCCAGGACGTGCTGGAAGCCGCGAGGGAGCGGGGCGTCTCCTGGGAGGACGTCGAGGGGATGTCCGAGGAGGCCGCCTACGCGCTGCTGTTCCCCGGCAGGGGCGACGCCGGGCCGGTGCACGCCGACCCCGACTGGGCACGCGTCCACCGCGAGCTCGCGAGGACCGGCGTCACGCTCAAGCTCCTGCACGCGGAGTATGCCGACGGGTGCGCGGAGGCCGGCGCGCCGTCGATGTCCTACGACAGGTTCTGCAAGCGCTACCGCCAGTACACGGTGTCGCGCAACGTGGTGAGCCGCGTCGGGCACAAGGCGGGCAGGAACATGGAGGTCGACTGGTCGGGGCCCACGATGCGGCTCGTGGACCCCGCGACCGGCGAGGTCAGGAAGGTGTACCTGTTCGTGGCCTGCCTCCCGTTCAGCCGGTACAGCTACGTCGAGCCGACGCTCGACATGAAGCAGGATACATGGCTGCTGTGCCACGTGCACGCCTTCTCCTTCCTGGGAGGCGCGACGCCCTGCATCGTCCCCGACAACCTGAGGACCGGCGTCACCGCCCACCCCAGGGCCGGGGAGCCGGTACTGAACGCGGCCTACGAGGAGCTCGCCGCGCACTACGGCTCCGCCGTGATCCCGGCGAGGGTCAGGAGGCCCCGCGACAAGCCGAGCGCCGAGAACGAGGTCTGGGCCGCCGCGACCTACGTGATAGCGGCGCTTCGCGACGAGGTGTTCACCGACATGGCGGCCCTCCGCGCCGCCGTCGCCCGGAGGGTCGCGGAGCACAACGACGCGCCGTTCGCCAAGCGCGAGGGCTCGAGGCGCGAGGTGTTCGAGGAGGTCGAGCGCCCGCTGCTGAGGCCCCTACCGGCCGAGCCCTTCGAGGTGTGCGAGTGGGTCTACGGCCGCAAGGTCCAGGCCAACTGCCACGTCGCGTACGCCCGCAACTACTACTCGGTGAGCCACCTGCTCGTCGGCTCGACGGTCGACCTGCGCGTCACCGAGGGCAAGGTGGAGGTCTTCTCCGGCGGCGAGCGCGTGGCCACGCACCCCAGGTTCCCGTCCTACGCGAGGAACCGCTACTCCACGCGCGGCTCGGACATGCCCGAGGGCAGGGCGTGGTCGGACTGGGACGCGCCGCGCATCCGCGCCTGGGCCTCGAGGGTCGGGCCCTCCTGCTCCGAGCTGGTGGACAGGGTGTTCGCCTGCTACGAGTTCGACGAGCAGGGCTTCAACGCCGCGCTCGCCGTGCTCAGGCTGTCCAGGCGCTACACCCCGGCGAGGCTCGAGCGGGCGTGCGGGATGGCGCTCGCGACCGGGAAGAGGTCGCCGCGCTACCGCGACGTCGAGCCCGTGCTGAGGTCGGGGCAGGACAGGGCGCCAGCCGGCGAGGCGTCCGGGGACTGCGGCTACGTGCGCGGCGCCGGCTTCTACGGGGAGGAGTGA
- a CDS encoding glycosyltransferase family 2 protein translates to MSIKRLALCRSQGRLFVLLRFAGQDVAALIEQGGSQSFARATTSGSCVPSLALPVDHGRVLAICPSVADYERELAVLVLPFLDGSSIDIDFASSGQKLGSIRLDSRMAKLESKINYKAKPVLCALIRDAQRGERCGRYEIDAVRYLPADSGAVWRYEVTWSGDSQCTPQLEILDTHMNVIDATVHMFESQVDVPQQNGCCVNKTYLSVEMPQDIRDFVATVSDPTEQIQSGFCAMDGRLYNGMVDDSWNRMKDARADDVAYRRWFEQHRAKPGDLACQRVASVAFAYRPLVSIVVPCYKTDRVYLRELLDSVLAQSYDNWELLLMDASPEWDAVATLAAGAHDERVRRIGLPGNGGIVINTNAGIEQAMGDYIAFLDHDDILEPDALFQYVSALNKAAEGERPQVLFCDEDMFQKTGEWGQPVFKTQLNVDLLYSHNCVTHFLMVEKALIDRIGTSPEDVAGAQDYDLTLRCLAAGARFEHVAHVLYHWRVHPGSTADGSADSKPYAIEAGRLALQRHFNALGICGTVEETETPFVYRMRYALPESAPLVSIVIPTKDHVETLDACVMSIAQKATYANYEIVLVENNSKAPETFAYYETLPERVAAASEGKGNARVVYWPGEFNYSQIINFGVKHAKGDYLLLLNNDTEVISPDFIEETMGYLQRPDAGVVGAKLYFADHLVQHAGILVGVRGALAHANQDFSAKREGYLARAVRPGNFSAVTGACQMVRRDVFERVGGYNEEFAVGFNDADFCLRVWEAGYRTIYTPYAELYHYEFTSRGREEANEEKLRRWKREQALFMQRWPEFFLDGDPWLGPNLSAESEYFSV, encoded by the coding sequence ATGAGTATCAAGCGTTTGGCGCTTTGCCGCAGTCAGGGTCGCCTGTTCGTTTTGCTTCGTTTTGCCGGTCAGGATGTCGCCGCGCTCATTGAGCAGGGAGGTTCTCAGTCCTTTGCCCGTGCGACGACGAGCGGTTCTTGTGTGCCATCGCTGGCACTCCCGGTCGATCATGGCCGCGTGCTGGCAATCTGTCCTTCGGTTGCCGACTACGAGCGCGAGCTTGCCGTCTTGGTGCTTCCGTTTTTGGATGGCTCGTCGATTGACATTGACTTTGCATCCAGTGGCCAAAAGCTTGGATCCATTCGCCTCGATAGCCGTATGGCTAAGCTGGAATCCAAGATCAACTACAAGGCAAAGCCTGTGCTGTGTGCGCTTATCCGCGATGCGCAGCGCGGCGAGCGCTGCGGCCGCTACGAGATCGATGCCGTCCGTTATCTTCCGGCCGATTCGGGTGCTGTGTGGCGCTACGAGGTCACATGGTCGGGAGACTCCCAGTGCACGCCCCAGCTTGAGATACTCGATACGCATATGAATGTCATCGATGCCACGGTTCATATGTTCGAGTCGCAGGTCGACGTGCCACAGCAGAACGGATGCTGCGTCAATAAAACGTATCTGAGCGTGGAGATGCCTCAGGATATACGGGATTTTGTCGCGACTGTGAGCGATCCTACAGAGCAGATCCAGAGCGGGTTTTGCGCCATGGATGGTCGCCTGTACAACGGCATGGTCGACGACAGCTGGAACCGCATGAAGGATGCGCGTGCAGACGACGTAGCTTATCGACGTTGGTTTGAGCAGCATCGCGCAAAGCCGGGCGATTTAGCGTGCCAGCGTGTCGCTTCGGTGGCTTTTGCCTATAGACCACTCGTGAGCATTGTGGTGCCGTGCTACAAGACTGATCGGGTCTACCTGCGCGAGCTGCTGGACTCGGTGCTAGCCCAGAGCTATGACAACTGGGAACTGCTCCTTATGGATGCCTCGCCCGAATGGGACGCGGTGGCCACCCTTGCGGCAGGCGCTCACGACGAGCGCGTTCGTCGTATTGGGCTGCCCGGCAACGGCGGCATTGTGATCAACACCAACGCAGGTATTGAGCAAGCGATGGGCGACTACATCGCGTTCTTGGACCATGATGACATTCTGGAGCCGGACGCGTTATTCCAGTATGTTTCCGCGCTGAATAAGGCGGCCGAGGGCGAGCGCCCCCAGGTCCTGTTCTGCGACGAGGACATGTTCCAGAAAACGGGGGAGTGGGGTCAGCCTGTCTTTAAGACGCAGCTCAACGTCGATCTGCTCTATAGCCATAACTGCGTGACGCATTTCCTGATGGTGGAGAAGGCGCTAATCGATCGTATTGGCACGTCCCCGGAAGACGTTGCGGGTGCCCAGGACTACGACTTGACGCTTCGCTGCCTTGCAGCCGGCGCGCGCTTTGAGCACGTTGCGCATGTGCTGTATCACTGGCGCGTGCATCCGGGATCGACCGCCGACGGCTCTGCCGATAGCAAGCCGTATGCTATCGAAGCCGGCCGTCTTGCGCTGCAGCGCCACTTTAACGCGCTGGGCATTTGCGGAACGGTCGAGGAGACCGAGACGCCGTTTGTCTATCGCATGCGTTATGCGCTGCCGGAGTCTGCGCCGCTGGTGAGTATTGTGATTCCCACCAAGGATCACGTTGAGACGCTCGATGCCTGCGTGATGTCGATCGCTCAGAAGGCAACGTATGCCAATTACGAGATCGTCTTGGTGGAGAACAACAGCAAAGCCCCGGAGACGTTTGCGTATTACGAAACCCTGCCAGAGCGCGTGGCTGCAGCATCTGAAGGCAAGGGTAACGCACGTGTTGTGTACTGGCCGGGCGAGTTCAATTACTCTCAGATCATCAATTTTGGTGTGAAGCACGCCAAGGGCGACTACCTGCTGCTGCTCAACAACGATACCGAGGTCATAAGCCCCGACTTTATCGAAGAGACGATGGGCTATCTGCAGCGTCCCGATGCGGGCGTGGTGGGCGCCAAACTCTACTTTGCCGATCATCTGGTGCAGCATGCCGGCATTTTGGTTGGCGTGCGCGGCGCACTTGCCCATGCCAACCAGGACTTCTCGGCAAAGCGCGAGGGCTATCTTGCCCGTGCTGTGCGCCCGGGCAACTTTAGCGCCGTGACGGGCGCCTGCCAGATGGTCCGACGCGACGTATTTGAGCGGGTCGGCGGCTACAACGAGGAATTCGCCGTTGGCTTTAACGATGCAGACTTTTGCCTGCGCGTATGGGAGGCGGGCTACCGCACCATCTATACGCCCTATGCCGAGCTGTACCACTACGAGTTCACCTCGCGCGGCAGGGAAGAGGCCAACGAGGAAAAGCTGCGCCGCTGGAAGCGCGAGCAGGCGCTGTTCATGCAACGCTGGCCAGAGTTCTTCCTCGACGGCGATCCGTGGTTGGGGCCGAACTTATCCGCTGAGAGCGAGTATTTCTCGGTCTAA
- a CDS encoding glycosyltransferase family 2 protein — MQNSDTPKVSLLVPICNVERYLRECLDSAVAQTLKDIEIICINDGSTDSSPDIIREYMERDPRVKMIDKANSGYGDSMNRGLEMARGEYVGILESDDFMFEDSLQKLVAKADAEHADVVKGDFYLYWSTPSERRELFGIIDEHMTGAAYRPVDRPGIFYRKPSIWSAIYRRTFLNDNQIRFLPTPGASYQDAGFNFKVWACAERAAFIADPILCYRQDNEKSSVNSPNKVFCVCDEYAEMQRFLDERPELKARLQGILMRMKVDTYRWNDERLVDELREQFWEKASPELKADWDAGRFDLSLFDPRGETDLRLMVKSPRAYIDSRFDFKKPGKLNTFKHYFKIGGLPLVWRVLTYQRAYGDNPHPDDVPAAR, encoded by the coding sequence TTGCAGAACTCTGATACCCCTAAAGTTTCGCTGCTTGTTCCCATCTGCAATGTTGAGCGCTACCTGCGCGAGTGCCTCGATTCCGCCGTGGCGCAGACGCTCAAGGACATCGAGATCATCTGCATCAACGACGGTTCTACCGATAGCTCGCCAGATATCATCCGCGAGTACATGGAGCGCGACCCCCGTGTAAAGATGATCGACAAGGCCAACAGCGGCTATGGCGACTCGATGAACCGCGGCCTGGAGATGGCGCGCGGCGAGTACGTGGGCATCCTTGAGTCCGACGACTTTATGTTTGAGGATTCGCTCCAAAAGCTGGTCGCCAAGGCCGATGCTGAGCATGCCGATGTCGTTAAGGGCGACTTTTACCTGTATTGGTCCACGCCCAGCGAGCGCCGTGAGCTGTTTGGGATTATTGACGAGCACATGACAGGCGCGGCATATCGCCCCGTCGATCGTCCGGGGATCTTCTACCGCAAACCTTCCATTTGGTCGGCCATCTATCGACGGACGTTCCTTAACGACAATCAGATTCGGTTCCTTCCCACGCCGGGTGCCTCGTATCAGGATGCGGGTTTTAACTTTAAAGTCTGGGCATGCGCCGAGCGTGCCGCGTTTATTGCAGATCCCATTTTGTGCTATCGCCAGGATAACGAGAAGAGTTCTGTTAACTCGCCCAACAAGGTGTTTTGCGTGTGCGACGAATATGCCGAGATGCAGCGCTTTTTGGATGAACGCCCCGAGCTTAAGGCTCGGCTTCAGGGCATTTTAATGCGCATGAAGGTTGATACGTACCGCTGGAATGACGAGCGCCTGGTCGATGAGTTGCGCGAGCAGTTTTGGGAGAAGGCATCGCCCGAGCTCAAGGCCGATTGGGATGCCGGTCGTTTTGACCTGTCGCTCTTCGATCCGCGCGGCGAGACCGACCTGCGTTTGATGGTCAAGTCGCCCCGTGCCTATATCGATTCACGCTTTGATTTTAAGAAGCCGGGCAAGCTCAATACGTTTAAGCACTACTTTAAGATCGGCGGCCTGCCGCTGGTTTGGCGCGTGCTGACGTATCAGCGCGCCTACGGCGATAACCCGCATCCCGACGACGTGCCGGCGGCACGGTAG
- a CDS encoding glycosyltransferase: protein MATPKISVVVPIYKVEECLAWCLDSLLAQDMPDWEGVLVNDGSPDGSRDIAAAYCEKDVRFTLVDKENGGLSSARNAGIAASTAPIVAFLDSDDRFTPDACRVIVDAFGREDCDVLTFGANPYPLEAGYPWLNYVLSPRDVSFEGYSSDLLFKEASRPFAWRTACKREFLLNNGILFDETVKYGEDQVFDFAVYGRSHKTALISNKLYDYRVARKGSLMDTMRYDDETRLLEHVKIYSAVLTDWQRDGLDTQHAEDLAYFLCDLVLYDALRLLGANCSKVFAAVATALDGFAVGSDAALAQCAPSVAAMVRAALTGKAPNARACKKLMFDYDILRFGRLGACKRMAANALGKREV, encoded by the coding sequence ATGGCTACCCCTAAGATTTCCGTTGTCGTTCCCATCTATAAGGTTGAGGAGTGCTTGGCATGGTGCCTGGACTCCCTACTCGCGCAGGATATGCCCGATTGGGAAGGCGTGTTAGTCAACGATGGCTCGCCGGACGGTTCGCGCGATATTGCGGCCGCCTATTGCGAAAAGGACGTGCGCTTTACGCTGGTCGATAAGGAGAACGGTGGCCTGTCGAGTGCACGTAATGCAGGCATCGCCGCGTCCACGGCGCCTATCGTCGCGTTTTTGGATTCCGACGACCGATTTACGCCCGATGCATGCCGTGTGATCGTCGATGCCTTTGGGCGCGAGGACTGCGACGTTTTGACCTTTGGCGCGAATCCGTATCCGCTGGAGGCAGGGTATCCGTGGCTTAACTATGTGCTGAGCCCGCGCGATGTGTCGTTTGAGGGCTATAGCTCTGACCTGCTGTTTAAGGAAGCGTCTCGTCCCTTTGCGTGGCGCACCGCCTGCAAGCGCGAGTTTTTGCTCAACAACGGGATTTTGTTCGACGAAACCGTCAAGTATGGCGAGGACCAGGTCTTCGACTTTGCCGTGTACGGTCGTTCGCACAAGACCGCGCTTATCTCGAACAAGCTGTACGACTATCGCGTGGCGCGCAAGGGCTCGCTCATGGACACCATGCGCTACGACGACGAGACGCGCCTGCTGGAACATGTGAAGATTTACTCCGCAGTGCTGACTGATTGGCAGCGCGACGGTCTCGATACACAGCATGCCGAGGATCTGGCGTATTTTCTATGCGATCTGGTGCTGTATGACGCGCTCAGGTTGCTGGGCGCGAATTGCAGCAAGGTGTTCGCTGCCGTTGCCACGGCGCTTGATGGCTTCGCTGTTGGCAGCGATGCTGCGCTCGCACAATGTGCACCTTCTGTTGCTGCCATGGTGCGCGCGGCGCTTACCGGCAAGGCCCCCAATGCCCGTGCATGCAAAAAGCTCATGTTCGATTACGACATCTTGAGGTTTGGGCGCCTGGGCGCGTGCAAGCGCATGGCCGCGAATGCCCTGGGAAAGCGAGAAGTGTAG
- a CDS encoding glycosyltransferase: protein MPFAKREGYLARAVRPGNFSAVTGACQMVRRDVFEQVGGYNEEFAVGFNDADFCLRVWEAGFRTIFTPYAELYHYEFTSRGREEANEEKLRRWKREQALFMQRWPEFFLDGDSWLGPNLSSDSEYFSF, encoded by the coding sequence ATGCCTTTTGCAAAGCGCGAGGGCTATCTTGCCCGTGCTGTGCGCCCGGGCAACTTTAGCGCCGTGACGGGCGCCTGCCAGATGGTGCGACGCGACGTATTTGAGCAGGTCGGAGGCTATAACGAGGAATTCGCCGTCGGTTTTAACGACGCAGACTTTTGTCTGCGCGTGTGGGAGGCGGGCTTCCGCACCATCTTTACGCCCTATGCCGAGCTGTACCACTACGAGTTCACCTCGCGCGGCAGGGAAGAAGCCAACGAGGAAAAGTTGCGCCGCTGGAAGCGCGAGCAGGCGCTGTTCATGCAACGCTGGCCAGAGTTCTTCCTCGACGGCGATTCATGGTTGGGGCCGAACTTGTCCTCCGACAGTGAGTACTTCTCGTTTTAG
- a CDS encoding glycosyltransferase — MGETLTPKATIVVPVYNSARSIQRCLDSLLAQSERSIQVVCVNDGSTDDSLNVLRQIAQADDRVLVIDQENAGVSCARNAGIDVAEGETVFFVDADDYIDSQTVERVLHAMESADAEAAVFGGVCEPADAAPKRVQQLVSPKAGTFGARDPQLLFHSNAQPYACRAAFSRELLNREGIRFAPGLALGEDVVFQFAAYALARKTVVMPDKFYHYVMESESATHEFNSAEARAKKLDAHMRMLEEVLEDWAAYGLLDLCPGELITWFLDLIVFDLARLDADDFHRVAARVNMDLTTFLGTEWADMPAKGAVRRVAHKLVAATSGVSMADATLFYLSTRGLKACLERFI, encoded by the coding sequence ATGGGAGAGACTTTGACCCCCAAAGCGACCATTGTCGTCCCCGTTTACAACTCTGCGCGCTCCATTCAGCGATGCCTCGATTCGCTGTTGGCCCAGTCCGAGCGCTCGATTCAGGTTGTCTGCGTCAACGACGGTTCGACTGATGATTCGTTGAACGTGTTGCGCCAGATCGCGCAGGCCGACGATCGCGTACTGGTGATTGACCAGGAAAACGCGGGTGTCTCGTGTGCTCGAAATGCCGGTATCGATGTCGCCGAGGGCGAGACCGTCTTTTTTGTGGACGCCGACGATTACATCGATTCCCAGACGGTCGAGCGCGTGCTGCATGCCATGGAGTCTGCGGATGCCGAGGCCGCCGTCTTTGGCGGCGTCTGTGAACCTGCCGATGCTGCCCCCAAACGCGTCCAGCAACTCGTGAGCCCCAAAGCTGGTACCTTCGGCGCCCGTGATCCCCAACTGCTGTTCCATTCGAATGCGCAGCCCTACGCCTGCCGTGCGGCTTTTTCGCGCGAGCTGCTCAATCGCGAAGGCATTCGCTTCGCCCCCGGTTTGGCTTTGGGCGAGGACGTCGTCTTCCAATTTGCGGCTTATGCGCTTGCCCGTAAGACCGTCGTCATGCCGGACAAGTTCTACCACTACGTGATGGAGAGCGAATCGGCGACGCACGAGTTCAACAGTGCCGAGGCTCGCGCCAAAAAGCTTGACGCCCACATGAGGATGCTCGAGGAGGTCTTGGAGGACTGGGCGGCCTACGGTCTTTTGGACCTGTGCCCCGGCGAGCTGATCACTTGGTTTTTGGACCTAATTGTGTTCGACCTGGCGCGCTTGGATGCCGATGACTTCCATCGCGTGGCGGCTCGCGTCAATATGGACCTCACGACGTTTTTGGGAACGGAGTGGGCGGATATGCCTGCTAAGGGCGCCGTTCGCCGTGTTGCCCACAAGCTCGTTGCGGCGACCTCGGGCGTTTCGATGGCAGACGCCACGCTGTTCTATCTTTCGACTCGCGGTCTCAAAGCCTGCCTGGAGCGCTTTATCTAA
- a CDS encoding ATP-binding protein: protein MSATAFHNPFRPTAGAEPPRIIGRDDIALEFTESLNAGIGAPARLMRIAGPRGSGKTVLLCDLRDRARELGWKTAIVSAGPNLLLDLRDQVADSSLETNASVGVNAGFVSAKVDVAPKESSLRKLLSSAAKSSKGLFIAIDEVQDAPIDDMRAIASTVQLLIGEKVDIALAFAGLPAGVMDLINGKALTFLRRALPEDLAPINQVEVALSMGDSFVATGLTIEDNLLSRAAKATKGYAYLVQLVGYSIWQRANLHRAKSAIVSERDVTEGIALAEARFHDVVHEPAISGLGLNDIKYLLAMCEDKQQSKSSEIAKRMGKKTNEVSSIRAKLLQREVIQAPQRGYVQFAVPDLDIYLRENAEEILERF, encoded by the coding sequence GTGAGCGCCACAGCATTCCATAATCCGTTTCGTCCCACTGCCGGCGCTGAGCCTCCGCGCATAATTGGTCGTGATGATATCGCCCTTGAGTTTACCGAGAGTTTGAATGCGGGAATAGGTGCACCTGCGAGGCTCATGCGCATTGCTGGACCGAGGGGCTCCGGAAAAACTGTTTTGCTCTGCGACCTTAGGGATCGTGCACGAGAGCTTGGATGGAAGACCGCTATTGTCTCTGCTGGCCCTAACTTATTGCTGGACTTAAGGGATCAGGTTGCCGATTCTTCCCTTGAGACTAATGCTTCGGTTGGCGTAAACGCCGGCTTTGTTTCCGCGAAAGTCGACGTTGCGCCCAAAGAGTCGAGCCTTAGAAAGTTACTGAGTTCGGCAGCGAAGTCATCCAAGGGTCTTTTTATTGCCATCGATGAAGTTCAGGACGCTCCGATTGACGATATGCGTGCCATTGCGTCTACGGTTCAGCTTTTGATAGGGGAAAAAGTAGATATCGCACTTGCCTTTGCCGGGTTACCCGCCGGTGTTATGGATCTTATTAACGGCAAGGCGCTTACGTTCTTGCGTCGTGCCCTCCCCGAAGATCTGGCGCCTATCAACCAGGTGGAGGTAGCGCTCTCTATGGGCGATAGCTTTGTCGCGACTGGCTTGACCATAGAGGACAATCTCCTGTCGAGAGCCGCTAAGGCCACTAAGGGCTATGCCTATCTGGTGCAACTGGTCGGTTATTCCATTTGGCAGCGCGCCAACTTGCATCGTGCCAAAAGTGCCATTGTGAGCGAGCGCGACGTCACCGAAGGCATTGCGCTGGCAGAGGCTCGTTTTCACGATGTTGTTCACGAGCCCGCGATTTCTGGTCTGGGGCTCAACGATATCAAATACCTTTTGGCCATGTGCGAGGATAAACAACAGTCCAAATCATCCGAGATTGCTAAGCGCATGGGTAAAAAGACCAATGAGGTCAGCTCCATTAGGGCAAAATTGCTACAAAGAGAGGTTATTCAGGCACCACAGAGGGGCTACGTGCAGTTTGCCGTGCCGGACCTAGATATCTATCTACGAGAGAACGCCGAGGAGATTCTCGAACGGTTCTAG
- a CDS encoding ATP-binding protein: MDVNAETARKLREMGAAELLAALSAQDEAVCAGMAFAERVQMAVDEAHSDFITQKVRNLTRRAGLRYPEADVRSVDFFEGRGLDRVAVAELATCGFVGRGENVVLQGLTGTGKTYLACALAKAACARRVRSCYVRQPDLEDLWRESRDRPGGERKLVRKYGAFGLLVIDEWLLDRPDTEFRSMLLELMELRYGTASTVFCTQFKKKDWHPRLGGGVHADAIMDRIVHNAVWVDMGEANMRQRRG; encoded by the coding sequence ATGGACGTCAACGCGGAGACCGCCCGCAAGCTCAGGGAGATGGGGGCGGCCGAGCTGCTCGCCGCCCTCTCCGCCCAGGACGAGGCCGTGTGCGCCGGGATGGCGTTCGCCGAGCGCGTCCAGATGGCGGTGGACGAGGCGCACTCCGACTTCATCACGCAGAAGGTCCGCAACCTGACGAGGAGGGCCGGCCTCAGGTACCCCGAGGCCGACGTCCGCTCGGTCGACTTCTTCGAGGGCCGCGGCCTCGACAGGGTGGCGGTGGCCGAGCTCGCGACCTGCGGGTTCGTCGGGCGCGGCGAGAACGTGGTTCTCCAGGGCCTCACCGGCACGGGCAAGACCTACCTGGCCTGCGCGCTCGCGAAGGCCGCCTGCGCCAGGAGGGTGAGGTCGTGCTACGTCCGCCAGCCCGACCTCGAGGACCTCTGGCGCGAGAGCCGTGACCGGCCCGGCGGCGAGCGCAAGCTCGTCCGCAAGTACGGGGCGTTCGGCCTGCTCGTGATAGACGAGTGGCTGCTCGACAGGCCGGACACCGAGTTCAGGTCGATGCTGCTGGAGCTGATGGAGCTGAGGTACGGCACGGCCTCGACCGTATTCTGCACCCAGTTCAAGAAGAAGGACTGGCACCCGAGGCTCGGCGGCGGGGTGCATGCCGACGCCATCATGGACAGGATCGTGCACAACGCGGTCTGGGTCGACATGGGCGAGGCCAACATGCGGCAGCGCCGCGGATAG